The following are encoded together in the Humulus lupulus chromosome 5, drHumLupu1.1, whole genome shotgun sequence genome:
- the LOC133779177 gene encoding anthranilate phosphoribosyltransferase, chloroplastic-like, with amino-acid sequence MIKHSLEVKGLLDAVAIVGTGGDGANTVNISTGASILATACELNLILFPFKQGIRSSSLACGSADVLEELGIVIDLEPEGVSSCVKEAGIGFMMAPTYHPAMKLVCSIRKKLKVKTVFNILGPMLNPARVPYAVVGVYAEDLWTLGFLGVPWMTCEVEAQSIMLGH; translated from the exons ATGATCAAGCATAGTTTAGAAGTAAAGGGCTTACTTGATGCAGTGGCCATTGTTGGAACAGGTGGTGATGGAGCAAACACAGTTAACATTTCGACAGGAGCTTCAATACTTGCTACAGCTTGTG AGCTAAACTTGATTCTTTTTCCCTTTAAGCAAGGAATTCGTTCAAGTTCTTTGGCATGTGGAAGTGCCGATGTATTAGAAGAGTTGGGGATAGTTATCGACCTGGAACCTGAG GGAGTTTCAAGCTGTGTGAAAGAAGCAGGCATTGGATTTATGATGGCTCCAACATATCATCCAGCAATGAAGCTTGTCTGCTCAATCAGGAAAAAGCTGAAAGTAAAAACTGTATTTAATATATTGGGCCCTATGTTAAACCCAGCAAGAGTACCATATGCTGTTGTGGGTGTCTATGCAGAAGATTTG TGGACTTTGGGATTCCTCGGTGTACCCTGGATGACTTGCGAGGTGGAGGCCCAGAGTATAATGCTGGGGCACTAA